The Gehongia tenuis sequence TATGGAGTGGCAGCTGGTGCGAAACCGCATCCTGGATGCGGACGTCGCGATGATGCCGGAGCTCAACGATATCAACCCCTATACGCTCACCCAGGCGGAAGAGTGCATCGAGCGCGGAAGAAAGCTGGCCGCCGCCATGCTGCCGGAGATCCAGGCAAAGCTGGAAAAGGCGAGGGAGGAGAAGCGGGAGCGTCAAACAATCACCGGGCCTTTGATGTAATCCCGCCCGGAAGGGCCGTGGTCCTGCAGAAGTGAATAGAAATCGGTGGCCATGAGGTCCCGTTTCCAAAGCATATTAAGGCCGCCCGACGGATGAAAGTCGGCGGCCTTTGTGATGACCGGAATGGCGGCATGGTCCTGAATCTCCCGAAGAAGGGGGGTGGCTTTCCGGCGAAAGCCCAGGATACGGGCATAGACCGGCCGGCCCGATGCGTCCAGCGCGGCCATTTCCTTTTGGGTCACGTTCAAAAGGGCGTAGAGGAGAATGCGCTGCAGCCGTGCGTTGGAATAGCGCTTGCAGCTGAGCTCCTTCCAGGCCAGTTCGTAGTCCGTGGTGCGGAAAGCGCGGATAAGGCGGTTTTCCAGACCTTCGTTCACATCGAAAATCCCCTGAAGCTCCGCGGCGCTTATGGTGCGGAAACGGCTGAAAAAAGAGGGGGCCATATCCCCTGGAGTCACCCACCTGAGATCCTTGACCAACTGCCAAACGGCGAACGGCATAGCGGCGGACAGGTCCCTAAGGCCCTGTTCCCTGGCGCGGCGAATGGCACTGCCGCTGGCATACGCGTCAAGGCGGATATCCTTGTGCTGGGCGCCCTGGCGCTGAATGGCCAGAGGCGCCATGGGACTTTTCAGGGTGTCCAGCGCTTTCAGGTATTCCAGGGCCAGAATATTGTTGGGAAAGGAAAAGGCCGTCTCGGGGAGCCCGGAGATTTTCGCAAGCGCTTTGGCATAAGCCACGGGATAGGAGGGCTCCTGGGCCAAATAGGATTTCAGAATCCGTTGAAATTCCTCGGTATGGAGGTATTTTGAAAGGGCTCGAAAGTGTTCCGCGGCCGCCGCGTCCTCCGAGCCGAAGGCGAGATGGGTCACCGGGCCAAGACCGCTTAAAATCTTGACCGCGCCATAGGCAAAGCGGTTGGCGGGCATGGCGGCATAGAGGAAAGGCAGCTCCAGCACCACATCCACGCCCAATTGAAGGGCGGCCCGGGCCCGCGTCCATTTATCCGTCATGGCCGGTTCGCCCCGCTGAGTGAAATTCCCGGACATGACGCACACCACGTAGTTGCAGTCCGAGCGCTGCACGGCCTGCCTGAGATGATAAAGATGCCCATTGTGAAAGGGATTGTATTCCGCCACGATGCCCGTAACATTCATAAAAAAATCCTCACAAAAATTCCTTTGCAAACCCGGCTAGATCAAGTATACTATAAGGGTTTGATGTACTATTTATATCCTAACATAGCGGCACGAACGGGACAAGTCGTGCACGCGGACAAGCAAGGAAGGGGATAGCAAAATGTCTGTGATGGATCAAATCAAGAGCCGGGCAAAAGCGAATAAGAAGCGCATCGTACTGGCGGAAGGAATGGATGAACGGGTGGTCAGGGCGGCGGCGGAAGCCACCAAAATCAGCCTGGCGGACATCGTACTGCTGGGCGATCCCGATGCCATCGCCAAATTTGGCGTGGATCTGACGGGCGTGACCATCATCAATCCTTTGACTTCAAAGAAGGCGGCCGATTACGCGGAAGGGCTCTACGAGCTTCGCAAGGCCAAGGGCATGACCCTCGAAAAGGCTCAGGAGATGGTGAAAAACGAGCTTTATTTCGGCACCATGATGATCAAGATGGAGGACGCGGACGGCATGGTGGCCGGAGCCGTGAACTCCACGCCCGACGTGCTCCGTCCGGCGCTGCAGATCATCAAAGCGAGGAAGGGACTTTCCGTCGTTTCCAGCTGCTTCGTGATTGAGATTCCCGACAAGAGCTACGGCCACGAGGGCGCCTTCATCTATTCCGACTGCGGCGTCAACCCCAATCCCGACGCCAACCAGCTTGCGACCATCGCCGCCTCCGCGGCCGAATCGGCCCGGCTTTTGATCGGCATGGACCCGAGGATCGCCATGCTTTCCTTCTCCACCAAGGGCAGCGCCCAGCATGAACTGGTGGACAAGATGCAGGAGGCCACCCGTCTTGCCAAGGAGCAGTTCCCCGAGCTCGTGATCGACGGCGAACTGCAGGTGGACGCGGCGCTGGTTCCGGAAGTGCAAAAGCAGAAGGCTCCGGGCAGCCCCCTCGGCGGCCGGGCCAACGTGCTCATCTTCCCCGACCTTCAGGCCGGAAACATCGCCTACAAACTGACCCAGCGCCTTGCTCACGGCATCGCCATCGGTCCTATCATTCAGGGCCTGGCCCGTCCGGTAAACGACTTGTCCCGCGGCTGCAACGTGGAGGATATCGTGTGCGGTATCGCCATCACCTCCGTGCAGGCACAGGCATAAAGGAGGAGACAAGATGAACATTCTGGTAATCAACGCGGGAAGCTCTTCCCTCAAATATCAGCTGATCGATATGGATGCCGAGAAGGTCCTGGCCAAGGGCCTGGTGGAGCGTATCGGCATCGAAGGCGCCAACCTCCAGCACCGCCCGGCGGGGAAGGAGGAGGTTCGCATCGAAACCCCCATGAAGGATCATGTGGACGGCATGAAACTGGTGCTGGATGCTCTGGTGGACAAGAACCACGGCGTGATCGCTTCCATGGACGAGATCGGCGCGGTGGGCCACCGGGTGGTGCACGGCGGCGAATCCTTCAAGGAATCGGTGCTGATCGACGATGCGGTGATGGCGGCCATCGAGGAGAACGTGCCCCTGGCGCCTCTCCACAATCCCGCCAACATCATGGGTATCAAGGCCTGCCTCAGCGTTATGCCAAAGACGCCTATGGTGGCGGTCTTTGATACGGCTTTCCATCAAACCATGCCCGCCAAGGCCTATCTCTACGGCCTGCCCATCGATCTGTACCGCAGGCTCAAGGTGCGGCGCTACGGTTTCCATGGCACCTCCCACATGTATGTGTCCAAAAAGGCGGCCG is a genomic window containing:
- the pta gene encoding phosphate acetyltransferase, with product MSVMDQIKSRAKANKKRIVLAEGMDERVVRAAAEATKISLADIVLLGDPDAIAKFGVDLTGVTIINPLTSKKAADYAEGLYELRKAKGMTLEKAQEMVKNELYFGTMMIKMEDADGMVAGAVNSTPDVLRPALQIIKARKGLSVVSSCFVIEIPDKSYGHEGAFIYSDCGVNPNPDANQLATIAASAAESARLLIGMDPRIAMLSFSTKGSAQHELVDKMQEATRLAKEQFPELVIDGELQVDAALVPEVQKQKAPGSPLGGRANVLIFPDLQAGNIAYKLTQRLAHGIAIGPIIQGLARPVNDLSRGCNVEDIVCGIAITSVQAQA
- a CDS encoding nucleotidyltransferase, with translation MNVTGIVAEYNPFHNGHLYHLRQAVQRSDCNYVVCVMSGNFTQRGEPAMTDKWTRARAALQLGVDVVLELPFLYAAMPANRFAYGAVKILSGLGPVTHLAFGSEDAAAAEHFRALSKYLHTEEFQRILKSYLAQEPSYPVAYAKALAKISGLPETAFSFPNNILALEYLKALDTLKSPMAPLAIQRQGAQHKDIRLDAYASGSAIRRAREQGLRDLSAAMPFAVWQLVKDLRWVTPGDMAPSFFSRFRTISAAELQGIFDVNEGLENRLIRAFRTTDYELAWKELSCKRYSNARLQRILLYALLNVTQKEMAALDASGRPVYARILGFRRKATPLLREIQDHAAIPVITKAADFHPSGGLNMLWKRDLMATDFYSLLQDHGPSGRDYIKGPVIV